A portion of the Juglans microcarpa x Juglans regia isolate MS1-56 chromosome 1D, Jm3101_v1.0, whole genome shotgun sequence genome contains these proteins:
- the LOC121260276 gene encoding UPF0496 protein At3g49070 isoform X1, translated as MRKRISARFRKFISCTAAASGASNNTTPPDPAGVDLREEYSNAFRTESYVEFWARVFSLSNADSTIPTTAARLPSYRLFAEHLLDPDQPTVTRILASARIQPPYQSILSDYFIQTADASLLCGLLLKDIDRTRVIHRSLRATTLLTRADFTNPFVSTATSPTRVRAIQSNCLGLLKQLESSRDKAQVKLRLVNRLERGSAVFLVALTASLVVIVAAHVITLLVAMPALMVASLELVSARGLARAMAQLDAAAKGTYILNRDLDTISQQVARLNDELEHMRAMVKFWIERKEDKQLQANEEVARQLKKNDCSFREQLDELEEHLYLCFMTINRARNLVVKEIMQQPR; from the exons ATGAGGAAAAGAATCAGTGCTCGTTTCAGAAAATTTATTTCTTGCACTG CAGCTGCATCTGGAGCAAGCAATAATACTACTCCGCCCGACCCAGCCGGTGTGGACTTGCGCGAGGAATATTCAAATGCCTTTCGTACAGAGTCTTACGTTGAGTTTTGGGCACGCGTCTTCTCCCTATCCAATGctgattctaccattccaaccACTGCAGCTCGGCTCCCATCCTACCGCCTCTTTGCCGAACACCTCCTCGACCCGGACCAACCCACCGTCACCCGTATCCTTGCTTCGGCCCGTATTCAACCCCCTTACCAATCCATTTTATCCGATTATTTTATCCAAACCGCCGATGCTTCTCTCCTATGTGGCCTGCTATTGAAAGATATTGACCGTACACGTGTCATACACCGCTCTCTTAGAGCAACTACTCTTTTGACCCGGGCCGACTTCACCAACCCGTTTGTTTCAACCGCAACATCGCCCACTCGGGTTCGGGCTATTCAATCCAATTGCCTCGGATTGTTGAAACAACTCGAGTCAAGCCGTGACAAGGCTCAAGTCAAGCTTCGGCTTGTAAATAGATTAGAACGTGGCTCGGCTGTTTTTCTCGTGGCGTTGACGGCTTCACTCGTTGTAATAGTCGCAGCTCATGTTATAACTTTACTCGTGGCCATGCCGGCTCTTATGGTGGCTTCACTAGAGTTGGTTTCCGCAAGGGGGCTAGCTCGTGCGATGGCTCAGCTCGATGCAGCCGCTAAGGGGACTTACATATTGAATAGGGATTTGGACACAATAAGCCAGCAAGTGGCGAGGCTGAATGACGAGCTGGAACACATGCGAGCAATGGTTAAGTTCTGGATTGAGAGAAAAGAGGACAAGCAGCTTCAAGCCAATGAAGAAGTGGCGCGACAATTGAAGAAGAATGATTGCAGCTTTAGGGAGCAGCTGGATGAACTAGAGGA
- the LOC121260276 gene encoding UPF0496 protein At3g49070 isoform X2, protein MRKRISARFRKFISCTAASGASNNTTPPDPAGVDLREEYSNAFRTESYVEFWARVFSLSNADSTIPTTAARLPSYRLFAEHLLDPDQPTVTRILASARIQPPYQSILSDYFIQTADASLLCGLLLKDIDRTRVIHRSLRATTLLTRADFTNPFVSTATSPTRVRAIQSNCLGLLKQLESSRDKAQVKLRLVNRLERGSAVFLVALTASLVVIVAAHVITLLVAMPALMVASLELVSARGLARAMAQLDAAAKGTYILNRDLDTISQQVARLNDELEHMRAMVKFWIERKEDKQLQANEEVARQLKKNDCSFREQLDELEEHLYLCFMTINRARNLVVKEIMQQPR, encoded by the exons ATGAGGAAAAGAATCAGTGCTCGTTTCAGAAAATTTATTTCTTGCACTG CTGCATCTGGAGCAAGCAATAATACTACTCCGCCCGACCCAGCCGGTGTGGACTTGCGCGAGGAATATTCAAATGCCTTTCGTACAGAGTCTTACGTTGAGTTTTGGGCACGCGTCTTCTCCCTATCCAATGctgattctaccattccaaccACTGCAGCTCGGCTCCCATCCTACCGCCTCTTTGCCGAACACCTCCTCGACCCGGACCAACCCACCGTCACCCGTATCCTTGCTTCGGCCCGTATTCAACCCCCTTACCAATCCATTTTATCCGATTATTTTATCCAAACCGCCGATGCTTCTCTCCTATGTGGCCTGCTATTGAAAGATATTGACCGTACACGTGTCATACACCGCTCTCTTAGAGCAACTACTCTTTTGACCCGGGCCGACTTCACCAACCCGTTTGTTTCAACCGCAACATCGCCCACTCGGGTTCGGGCTATTCAATCCAATTGCCTCGGATTGTTGAAACAACTCGAGTCAAGCCGTGACAAGGCTCAAGTCAAGCTTCGGCTTGTAAATAGATTAGAACGTGGCTCGGCTGTTTTTCTCGTGGCGTTGACGGCTTCACTCGTTGTAATAGTCGCAGCTCATGTTATAACTTTACTCGTGGCCATGCCGGCTCTTATGGTGGCTTCACTAGAGTTGGTTTCCGCAAGGGGGCTAGCTCGTGCGATGGCTCAGCTCGATGCAGCCGCTAAGGGGACTTACATATTGAATAGGGATTTGGACACAATAAGCCAGCAAGTGGCGAGGCTGAATGACGAGCTGGAACACATGCGAGCAATGGTTAAGTTCTGGATTGAGAGAAAAGAGGACAAGCAGCTTCAAGCCAATGAAGAAGTGGCGCGACAATTGAAGAAGAATGATTGCAGCTTTAGGGAGCAGCTGGATGAACTAGAGGA
- the LOC121247613 gene encoding ubiquitin carboxyl-terminal hydrolase 6-like, whose amino-acid sequence MTCSPSRAALDWALVAHFPVSDNCNVYLLTVNVKWQRELFKDVEIDTTQSPYVFKCQLYDLTGVPPVRQKIMVKGGLLKDDADWSTLGVKEGQKLMMMGTADEIIKAPEKGPVFVEDLPEEEQAVAMGHSAGLFNLGNTCYMNSTVQCLHSVPELKSALVKYSHSGRSNDVDQSSHMLTIATRDLFNELDKSVKPVAPMQFWMVLRKKYPQFGQLHNGVFMQQDAEECWTQLLYTLSQSLKSTGSSEIPDTMKALFGIELVSRVHCQESGEESSETESVYSLKCHISQEVNHLHEGLKHGLKSELEKASPSLGRSAIYLKESRINGLPRYLTVQFVRFFWKRESNQKAKILRKVDYPLELDVYDLCSDDLRKRLETPRQVLRDEEGKKLGLKASKDGVDGAGSKDDVKMSNVEGSSNGSGEPSNATSQEGGPSDRETHMTGVYDLVAVLTHKGRSADSGHYVAWVKQESGKWIEYDDDNPIAQREEDITKLSGGGDWHMAYICMYKARVVPM is encoded by the exons ATGACTTGTTCACCATCTCGGGCCGCTTTAGATTGGGCTTTGGTGGCCCAT TTCCCTGTTTCTGATAATTGCAATGTGTATCTCCTTACAGTCAATGTAAAATGGCAAAGGGAGCTGTTTAAAGATGTGGAAATTGATACCACCCAGTCTCCATATGTTTTCAAGTGTCAGCTGTATGATCTAACTGGGGTTCCTCCCGTAAGGCAGAAGATTATGGTTAAGGGTGGTTTACTGAAG GATGATGCAGATTGGTCGACACTAGGAGTAAAAGAG GGTCAAAAATTAATGATGATGGGAACCGCAGATGAGATTATCAAGGCTCCAGAGAAGGGACCTGTTTTTGTGGAAGATCTTCCAGAAGAAGAGCAAGCGGTTGCCATG GGTCATAGTGCTGGTCTATTTAATCTGGGAAACACCTGTTACATGAACTCCACAGTACAATGTCTGCATTCTGTTCCAGAGTTGAAGTCAGCTTTGGTCAA GTACTCACACTCTGGAAGAAGCAATGATGTGGATCAGTCTTCTCATATGCTGACTATAGCGACACGTGATTTATTTAATGAGCTTGATAAAAGTGTCAAACCTGTGGCACCGATGCAATTTTGGATG GTGTTGCGTAAAAAGTATCCTCAATTTGGCCAGCTGCATAATGGTGTCTTCATGCAACAG GATGCTGAAGAATGTTGGACCCAGCTTTTATATACACTTTCTCAGTCTCTTAAATCAACTGGTTCTAg TGAAATTCCTGACACTATGAAGGCCCTCTTTGGCATCGAACTTGTTAGCAG GGTGCATTGCCAAGAAAGTGGTGAAGAAAGTTCAGAGACAGAATCAGTTTATTCTCTTAAATGCCACATATCGCAAGAGGTGAACCATTTGCATGAAGGGCTAAAGCAT GGTTTAAAATCAGAATTGGAAAAGGCTTCTCCTTCCTTGGGGCGTAGTGCAATTTACTTGAAAGAGTCTCGTATCAATGGCCTACCAAG gtACTTGACCGTTCAGTTTGTGCGTTTTTTCTGGAAGAGGGAATCAAATCAGAAGGCCAAAATTTTGCGG AAAGTGGATTATCCATTGGAGTTGGATGTTTATGATTTGTGTTCAGATGATCTCCGCAAAAGATTGGAAACTCCTCGCCAG GTGCTAAGGGACGAAGAAGGCAAAAAACTTGGTCTGAAAGCTAGCAAGGATGGTGTGGATGGTGCTGGTTCGAAAGATGATGTGAAGATGTCTAATGTAGAG GGATCATCAAATGGAAGCGGTGAACCATCCAATGCTACATCCCAAGAAG GTGGTCCATCAGACAGGGAAACACATATGACTGGTGTTTATGATTTGGTCGCTGTGTTGACCCACAAGGGTAGGAGTGCTGACTCGGGGCATTATGTTGCTTGGGTCAAGCAAGAAAGCG GGAAATGGATCGAGTATGATGATGACAACCCAATTGCACAGCGGGAGGAAGACATCACTAAACTGTCTGGAGGAG GTGATTGGCACATGgcttatatatgcatgtacaaGGCCCGAGTCGTCCccatgtga
- the LOC121258694 gene encoding NADP-specific glutamate dehydrogenase-like isoform X2, producing the protein MLLPGSGVGMNSTMDDMNLIQQAQRHHLVARELGEEIDLEIGPGDDDPSFANTPLIGGPPREPSSEGQDETKQMVMVSQLPSDDQDMLKMQPAKRKKKVVKRWREEWADTYKWAYVDVKEGTARIFCSVCREYGRKHRRNPYGNEGSRNMQMSALEEHNNSLLHKEALRLQMASKDKIIVDKPIYVKALMSKTAGSIVEAALKRDPHEVEFVQSVQEVVHALERVIAKNSHYVNIMERLLEPERIIIFRVPWVDDRGETHVNRGFRVQFNQALGPCRGGIRFHPSMTLSIAKFLGFEQTLKNALSPYKLGGAAGGSDFDPKGKSDNEIMRFCQSFMNEIYRYLGPDKDLPSEDMGVGTREMGYLFGQYRRLAGHFQGSFTGPRIFWSGSSLRTEATGYGLVFFAQLMLADVNKELKGLRCAVSGSGKIALHVLEKLIAYGALPITVSDSKGYLVDEDGFDYMKISFLRDIKAQQRSLRDYSKTYARSKYYDEAKPWNERCDVAFPCASQNEIDQADAISLVNSGCRILVEGSNMPCTPEAVDVLRKANILIAPAMAAGAGGVVAGELELNHECNLVHWSPEDFESKLQEAIKQTYQRALKAAADFGYQKESPEALVHRAVCLCFDYFSSYERSRM; encoded by the exons ATGTTGCTACCAGGAAGTGGAGTAGGGATGAATTCCACAATGGATGATATGAACCTGATTCAGCAGGCACAGAGGCATCACTTAGTGGCTAGAGAATTAGGAGAAGAGATAGATTTAGAAATTGGCCCTGGGGATGATGATCCTTCATTTGCTAACACCCCACTCATTGGTGGCCCACCCCGAGAACCTTCTTCAGAAGGGCAGGATGAGACCAAGCAGATGGTAATGGTTTCTCAGCTCCCCAGTGATGATCAAGATATGTTAAAGATGCAACCtgcaaaaaggaagaagaaggtcGTGAAAAGATGGAGAGAGGAATGGGCTGATACCTACAAATGGGCTTATGTTGATGTGAAAGAGGGGACAGCAAGAATTTTCTGCTCTGTATGTAGGGAGTATGGTCGGAAGCATAGAAGAAACCCCTATGGGAATGAAGGCAGTCGGAATATGCAGATGAGTGCACTGGAAGAGCACAATAATAGCTTGCTTCACAAAGAAGCTCTTCGTCTCCAGATGGCCTCTAAGGATAAGATTATTGTTGACAAGCCAATCTATGTTAAAG CTCTTATGTCAAAAACGGCTGGATCAATTGTTGAAGCAGCACTGAAAAGGGATCCTCATGAGGTTGAATTCGTACAATCAGTGCAGGAAGTTGTCCATGCTTTAGAAAGAGTGATTGCAAAGAATTCTCA TTATGTCAATATTATGGAGCGGTTATTAGAACCTGAGCGTATTATTATTTTCCGGGTGCCATGGGTTGATGATAGAGGTGAGACACATGTCAACAGAGGCTTTCGGGTTCAATTTAACCAAGCATTGGGTCCATGTAGGGGTGGTATTCGTTTTCATCCATCAATGACCTTAAGTATTGCCAAGTTCCTTGGTTTTGAACAG ACTTTAAAGAATGCCTTATCTCCATACAAACTAGGAGGTGCTGCAGGTGGAAGCGATTTTGATCCAAAAGGAAAAAGTGATAATGAG ATTATGCGCTTTTGCCAAAGTTTCATGAATGAGATATATCGTTATTTGGGTCCTGACAAG GACCTTCCATCAGAGGATATGGGTGTTGGTACTCGGGAAATGGGGTATCTTTTTGGACAATATCGACGTCTAGCTGGTCATTTTCAG GGAAGTTTTACAGGGCCAAGGATATTTTGGTCTGGCTCTAGCCTCCGAACTGAAGCTACTGGCTATGGGCTG GTTTTCTTTGCACAGCTCATGCTTGCAGATGTGAACAAAGAACTCAAAGGATTAAG ATGTGCAGTAAGTGGTTCTGGAAAGATTGCACTGCATGTTCTGGAGAAGCTTATTGCATATGGTGCTCTTCCCATCACGGTATCCg ATTCAAAGGGGTATTTGGTGGATGAGGATGGATTTGATTacatgaaaatatcatttttgagAGATATCAAAGCCCAGCAGAGAAGTTTGAG AGACTATTCAAAGACTTATGCTCGATCTAAGTACTATGATGAAGCAAAACCTTGGAATGAAAGGTGTGATGTTGCATTTCCTTGTGCTTCCCAAAATGAAATCGATCAGGCTGATGCCATTAGTCTTGTCAATTCAGGTTGTCGTATACTAGTAGAAG GTTCAAACATGCCCTGTACCCCTGAGGCGGTTGACGTTCTGAGAAAAGCTAATATTCTCATTGCTCCTGCAATGGCTGCTGGTGCTGGGGGG GTTGTTGCTGGAGAGCTTGAATTAAATCATGAGTGTAATTTGGTGCATTGGTCACCAGAGGACTTTGAGTCAAAATTACAG GAAGCAATAAAACAAACTTACCAGAGAGCCCTGAAAGCTGCAGCTGATTTTGGTTATCAAAAGGAGAGTCCTGA AGCTTTGGTACATAGAGCAGTTTGTCTCTGCTTTGACTATTTCTCTAGCTATGAACGATCAAGGATGTGA
- the LOC121258694 gene encoding NADP-specific glutamate dehydrogenase-like isoform X1: protein MLLPGSGVGMNSTMDDMNLIQQAQRHHLVARELGEEIDLEIGPGDDDPSFANTPLIGGPPREPSSEGQDETKQMVMVSQLPSDDQDMLKMQPAKRKKKVVKRWREEWADTYKWAYVDVKEGTARIFCSVCREYGRKHRRNPYGNEGSRNMQMSALEEHNNSLLHKEALRLQMASKDKIIVDKPIYVKALMSKTAGSIVEAALKRDPHEVEFVQSVQEVVHALERVIAKNSHYVNIMERLLEPERIIIFRVPWVDDRGETHVNRGFRVQFNQALGPCRGGIRFHPSMTLSIAKFLGFEQTLKNALSPYKLGGAAGGSDFDPKGKSDNEIMRFCQSFMNEIYRYLGPDKDLPSEDMGVGTREMGYLFGQYRRLAGHFQGSFTGPRIFWSGSSLRTEATGYGLVFFAQLMLADVNKELKGLRCAVSGSGKIALHVLEKLIAYGALPITVSDSKGYLVDEDGFDYMKISFLRDIKAQQRSLRDYSKTYARSKYYDEAKPWNERCDVAFPCASQNEIDQADAISLVNSGCRILVEGSNMPCTPEAVDVLRKANILIAPAMAAGAGGVVAGELELNHECNLVHWSPEDFESKLQEAIKQTYQRALKAAADFGYQKESPEALVHGAVISAFMTIAQAMNDQGCV from the exons ATGTTGCTACCAGGAAGTGGAGTAGGGATGAATTCCACAATGGATGATATGAACCTGATTCAGCAGGCACAGAGGCATCACTTAGTGGCTAGAGAATTAGGAGAAGAGATAGATTTAGAAATTGGCCCTGGGGATGATGATCCTTCATTTGCTAACACCCCACTCATTGGTGGCCCACCCCGAGAACCTTCTTCAGAAGGGCAGGATGAGACCAAGCAGATGGTAATGGTTTCTCAGCTCCCCAGTGATGATCAAGATATGTTAAAGATGCAACCtgcaaaaaggaagaagaaggtcGTGAAAAGATGGAGAGAGGAATGGGCTGATACCTACAAATGGGCTTATGTTGATGTGAAAGAGGGGACAGCAAGAATTTTCTGCTCTGTATGTAGGGAGTATGGTCGGAAGCATAGAAGAAACCCCTATGGGAATGAAGGCAGTCGGAATATGCAGATGAGTGCACTGGAAGAGCACAATAATAGCTTGCTTCACAAAGAAGCTCTTCGTCTCCAGATGGCCTCTAAGGATAAGATTATTGTTGACAAGCCAATCTATGTTAAAG CTCTTATGTCAAAAACGGCTGGATCAATTGTTGAAGCAGCACTGAAAAGGGATCCTCATGAGGTTGAATTCGTACAATCAGTGCAGGAAGTTGTCCATGCTTTAGAAAGAGTGATTGCAAAGAATTCTCA TTATGTCAATATTATGGAGCGGTTATTAGAACCTGAGCGTATTATTATTTTCCGGGTGCCATGGGTTGATGATAGAGGTGAGACACATGTCAACAGAGGCTTTCGGGTTCAATTTAACCAAGCATTGGGTCCATGTAGGGGTGGTATTCGTTTTCATCCATCAATGACCTTAAGTATTGCCAAGTTCCTTGGTTTTGAACAG ACTTTAAAGAATGCCTTATCTCCATACAAACTAGGAGGTGCTGCAGGTGGAAGCGATTTTGATCCAAAAGGAAAAAGTGATAATGAG ATTATGCGCTTTTGCCAAAGTTTCATGAATGAGATATATCGTTATTTGGGTCCTGACAAG GACCTTCCATCAGAGGATATGGGTGTTGGTACTCGGGAAATGGGGTATCTTTTTGGACAATATCGACGTCTAGCTGGTCATTTTCAG GGAAGTTTTACAGGGCCAAGGATATTTTGGTCTGGCTCTAGCCTCCGAACTGAAGCTACTGGCTATGGGCTG GTTTTCTTTGCACAGCTCATGCTTGCAGATGTGAACAAAGAACTCAAAGGATTAAG ATGTGCAGTAAGTGGTTCTGGAAAGATTGCACTGCATGTTCTGGAGAAGCTTATTGCATATGGTGCTCTTCCCATCACGGTATCCg ATTCAAAGGGGTATTTGGTGGATGAGGATGGATTTGATTacatgaaaatatcatttttgagAGATATCAAAGCCCAGCAGAGAAGTTTGAG AGACTATTCAAAGACTTATGCTCGATCTAAGTACTATGATGAAGCAAAACCTTGGAATGAAAGGTGTGATGTTGCATTTCCTTGTGCTTCCCAAAATGAAATCGATCAGGCTGATGCCATTAGTCTTGTCAATTCAGGTTGTCGTATACTAGTAGAAG GTTCAAACATGCCCTGTACCCCTGAGGCGGTTGACGTTCTGAGAAAAGCTAATATTCTCATTGCTCCTGCAATGGCTGCTGGTGCTGGGGGG GTTGTTGCTGGAGAGCTTGAATTAAATCATGAGTGTAATTTGGTGCATTGGTCACCAGAGGACTTTGAGTCAAAATTACAG GAAGCAATAAAACAAACTTACCAGAGAGCCCTGAAAGCTGCAGCTGATTTTGGTTATCAAAAGGAGAGTCCTGA AGCTTTGGTACATGGAGCAGTCATCTCTGCTTTTATGACTATTGCTCAAGCTATGAACGACCAAGGATGTGTATAG